One window of Tepidanaerobacter acetatoxydans Re1 genomic DNA carries:
- a CDS encoding IS110 family transposase, whose amino-acid sequence MKNNFLSTLFVGFDVSSKTNVLCALDFEGNKLLNLKAANNQPGAKFFLDSIIDCLNSNGLKYVVIALESTSFYSTHIANFLSSSEELLPFKPLVYCLNPKTVANYRKSFVDMDKTDPLDAFIIADFARCGRITCKPWRGASFFSAKAFSAQASFGGVYRS is encoded by the coding sequence ATGAAGAACAATTTTCTTTCAACTTTATTCGTTGGTTTTGATGTAAGTTCTAAGACTAATGTCTTGTGTGCTCTTGATTTCGAAGGTAATAAACTTCTTAATCTAAAGGCTGCGAATAATCAGCCAGGTGCTAAGTTTTTTTTAGATAGTATCATCGACTGTTTGAATTCTAATGGCCTAAAATATGTTGTTATTGCTTTGGAATCTACTTCTTTTTACAGTACTCATATAGCAAATTTCTTGTCTTCAAGTGAAGAGCTTTTGCCTTTTAAGCCTCTCGTTTACTGTCTCAATCCCAAAACCGTTGCAAACTACAGGAAGTCTTTTGTTGATATGGATAAGACTGATCCCCTCGATGCTTTTATCATCGCCGATTTTGCAAGATGCGGCAGGATCACTTGTAAACCCTGGCGCGGGGCAAGTTTTTTCTCTGCAAAGGCTTTCTCGGCACAGGCTTCATTTGGTGGAGTCTATCGCTCGTGA
- a CDS encoding helix-turn-helix domain-containing protein → MENANIGKKLQLYREQKKITMRELAEKAGITPSMLSQIENGQVNPSINTLKMISIALNVPMFKFFITDDDTKKYIVRKDSRKTIGWPSEEDIIYWLLTPGISGDIEFCIMEIPPHKNQEGVVQSHVGEEVAYILEGPVNILLDGNLYTLYTGDSLVIPSFTNHRWENNSNHTVKIIFAITPPSF, encoded by the coding sequence ATGGAAAACGCTAATATAGGAAAAAAATTACAATTATATCGTGAACAAAAAAAAATTACTATGCGGGAACTGGCAGAAAAAGCTGGAATTACACCCTCTATGCTTAGCCAGATTGAAAACGGACAAGTAAATCCATCTATTAATACTCTAAAAATGATTTCTATAGCTTTAAATGTTCCTATGTTCAAGTTTTTTATTACAGACGATGACACAAAAAAATATATCGTAAGGAAGGATAGCCGTAAAACAATTGGTTGGCCTAGTGAAGAGGATATTATTTACTGGCTACTGACACCGGGTATTTCAGGTGATATCGAATTCTGCATAATGGAGATCCCACCCCATAAGAACCAAGAAGGAGTAGTACAAAGCCATGTTGGGGAGGAAGTTGCATATATTCTAGAAGGCCCGGTTAACATCTTATTAGATGGAAATCTCTATACTTTGTACACAGGCGACAGTTTAGTCATTCCTTCTTTTACAAATCATCGTTGGGAAAATAATTCCAACCATACGGTTAAAATAATCTTTGCGATAACACCGCCCAGTTTCTAA
- a CDS encoding N-acyl-D-amino-acid deacylase family protein: MLDTLIKNVKILDGSGEAAYTGNVGIKDGKICLKNLDDKAIEVIEGKGRYLTPGFIDSHSHGDMVVGKDFARLSKSCQGITTEIAGQCGLSMAPTSREYLEYYQNNLLIAPDAVPKESEHWNDYANFVEYVQAQPKSAHIKIFVGHATLRIAVMGMANRKATEEELSKMKDLLVYAMENGAVGMSTGLIYPPSTYAPTEELIELAKAMKPYNGIYASHMRNESDEVVEAVKETIDIGRQAGVPVFISHHKVLGKNNWGLQKETLRLVDEAAAEGIQVTLDQYPYTRNMTHLNACIPPWYYSDGTKELTKRLADPKVRATIKAEMTNPETKYDNYYLNAGGWSGILITTSPVREAEGLTISEYAKKLDKDEFETFFDLMQESGCYGTAVYSSMCDEDVFDIIKNPNTVVGTDGITQAANEKGHPRAYGSFPRALNYFVKENSILSLEEMVHRMTGLTAERIRIANKGLILEGYDADLVLLDYDHLEDVATYINPLGRAKGIDKVFVDGIVVYEDGKMTGKTPGKYLYHYKK; this comes from the coding sequence GTGTTAGATACGTTAATCAAAAATGTCAAAATCCTGGATGGTAGTGGAGAAGCTGCTTATACAGGCAATGTTGGCATCAAGGATGGTAAAATCTGCTTGAAAAACTTGGACGATAAAGCCATAGAAGTAATTGAAGGTAAAGGGCGTTATCTTACACCTGGCTTTATTGATTCCCATTCACATGGTGATATGGTGGTGGGAAAAGACTTTGCTAGACTGAGTAAATCCTGTCAAGGAATTACTACTGAAATCGCCGGACAGTGTGGCTTGTCAATGGCGCCAACTAGCAGAGAATATCTTGAATATTATCAAAACAATCTACTTATTGCTCCTGACGCTGTTCCGAAAGAATCCGAGCATTGGAATGATTACGCCAATTTTGTCGAGTATGTGCAAGCACAGCCAAAATCGGCACACATCAAAATATTCGTAGGACATGCCACGCTTCGTATTGCGGTTATGGGTATGGCAAATCGTAAAGCTACTGAAGAAGAACTCAGCAAAATGAAAGATTTGCTGGTGTATGCTATGGAAAATGGTGCGGTTGGAATGTCAACCGGCTTGATTTATCCACCAAGCACTTACGCACCTACTGAAGAGCTTATAGAGCTTGCTAAAGCAATGAAACCCTACAACGGTATCTATGCATCCCATATGCGAAATGAATCTGACGAAGTAGTTGAAGCTGTTAAGGAAACGATTGACATCGGGCGCCAGGCTGGTGTTCCTGTATTTATATCCCACCACAAAGTGTTGGGCAAAAATAACTGGGGACTACAAAAGGAGACCTTGCGTCTGGTAGACGAGGCTGCCGCAGAAGGTATTCAGGTTACTTTAGACCAATACCCTTACACTCGAAACATGACCCATCTAAACGCTTGCATTCCACCTTGGTATTACAGTGATGGTACCAAGGAGCTTACAAAGAGGCTGGCAGATCCAAAGGTACGTGCTACAATCAAGGCGGAGATGACCAATCCAGAAACTAAGTATGATAACTATTATCTTAATGCCGGCGGTTGGAGTGGCATTTTAATCACTACATCCCCTGTAAGGGAAGCAGAAGGTCTTACTATTAGCGAATACGCCAAAAAACTGGATAAAGATGAATTTGAAACTTTTTTTGACCTAATGCAGGAAAGTGGCTGCTACGGCACTGCGGTATATAGTAGTATGTGCGATGAGGATGTCTTTGATATCATAAAAAATCCGAACACAGTTGTCGGCACAGATGGCATCACTCAGGCAGCTAACGAAAAAGGTCATCCTAGAGCCTATGGTTCATTTCCACGGGCACTCAACTACTTTGTCAAAGAAAATAGCATTCTCTCACTTGAGGAAATGGTACATCGCATGACTGGACTTACCGCGGAGCGTATAAGAATTGCCAATAAGGGCTTGATTCTAGAAGGTTACGATGCAGATTTGGTGCTTCTAGATTACGACCACTTAGAGGATGTAGCAACATATATCAATCCGCTTGGTCGTGCCAAAGGCATCGATAAGGTTTTTGTTGATGGCATTGTCGTCTATGAAGATGGGAAAATGACCGGCAAGACACCGGGCAAATACTTGTATCATTACAAAAAATAA
- a CDS encoding GntP family permease, with amino-acid sequence MNVLIAFVIVMTLLLIALIKFKISPGVGLFAAAILMGFLTFMPLPDILSNLGTGFGNTMKSIGIVILFGGIFGELLAISGATEEMAKGLLRVVGPKNDLLALNLAGFIVSIPVYFGSAYIMLSPLVNSLQELTKKKRGSYVSALFVGLLLTHCIVAPTPGPVAVAGQVGANLGWFILYGIVIALPASLIAGWQFGNLLNHSQTEEEKKAMKEGIKAILEDDELIMQDSNKPSAITAFLLILFPITLIVLGSIFSIILPEGNIIRTIFTFLGDNNVALFIAMLVTGFTLRKYIVNDGRTVMEAIDQSSDKLGNILMVIGTGGCFGTILQSSGVGDALVALLNRFNMPLLLLAFLLAMIIRAAVGSATVGMLTTVSIVGPPALAMGFSPVIVGLAICAGSVGLTLPTDAAFWLPARYNNLTVGEAFVTTTYTTTMASVISFLMLLILQAFSSILPGMF; translated from the coding sequence ATGAATGTTTTAATTGCTTTTGTTATTGTAATGACCCTTTTGCTTATTGCTTTGATCAAGTTCAAAATAAGTCCAGGTGTTGGTCTGTTTGCTGCGGCCATTCTCATGGGCTTTCTCACCTTTATGCCGCTGCCGGATATTCTCAGCAATTTGGGAACTGGCTTCGGCAATACTATGAAGAGCATAGGTATTGTAATTCTCTTTGGTGGGATTTTTGGTGAGTTACTAGCGATATCCGGCGCGACCGAAGAAATGGCTAAGGGCCTGCTTCGGGTAGTCGGACCCAAAAATGACTTACTGGCTCTGAACCTAGCCGGATTTATAGTATCTATTCCTGTTTATTTTGGTTCTGCTTACATTATGCTGTCTCCTCTTGTAAACTCTTTGCAAGAATTAACTAAGAAGAAACGAGGTTCCTATGTAAGCGCATTGTTTGTGGGTCTGTTGCTCACCCACTGCATTGTTGCCCCAACCCCAGGTCCAGTTGCTGTAGCAGGTCAGGTTGGTGCCAATCTTGGCTGGTTTATTCTATATGGTATCGTCATTGCTCTTCCAGCCAGTTTAATTGCTGGTTGGCAATTTGGTAACCTCCTCAACCACTCACAGACTGAAGAGGAGAAAAAAGCTATGAAAGAAGGTATAAAAGCCATTCTGGAAGACGATGAGCTTATTATGCAAGACAGCAATAAGCCTTCTGCTATTACTGCGTTTTTACTTATTCTTTTCCCGATTACTCTAATCGTACTTGGTTCTATCTTTTCCATCATTCTTCCGGAAGGAAATATTATTCGCACTATTTTTACCTTCTTGGGTGACAATAACGTAGCACTGTTTATTGCTATGTTAGTAACTGGCTTTACCCTTCGCAAGTACATTGTAAACGATGGGAGGACAGTTATGGAAGCCATTGACCAATCTTCAGACAAACTGGGCAATATTCTTATGGTTATCGGTACTGGCGGATGTTTTGGTACCATTCTACAGTCAAGCGGTGTTGGTGATGCGCTTGTTGCGCTACTAAATCGCTTTAATATGCCACTTCTTCTATTGGCTTTCTTACTGGCAATGATTATACGTGCTGCCGTTGGATCTGCGACAGTTGGTATGCTGACAACTGTTTCCATTGTAGGTCCGCCAGCTCTTGCCATGGGATTCTCCCCGGTAATTGTTGGCCTTGCCATATGTGCAGGTTCTGTCGGTCTTACTCTACCAACAGATGCCGCTTTCTGGCTACCTGCACGGTATAACAATCTGACCGTTGGTGAAGCATTTGTAACTACGACATATACTACTACAATGGCCAGTGTTATATCATTTCTAATGCTTTTGATTCTACAAGCGTTTTCCAGTATATTACCCGGTATGTTTTAA
- a CDS encoding D-serine ammonia-lyase: MNVNIKTLIEEFPILKKLMNYEEILWINDKKQPTHVILEQTAITEDMVTDAEQRLDRFAPCLEEIFPETRLTNGIIESPIKPTPRLGEYLDTHWNTNIKNTLYLKCDNDLPISGSIKARGGIYEVLKYAEDVALKNNKLKRTDNYKILATPEFRKLFGKYSIAVGSTGNLGLSIGIIGAALGFQTTVHMSQDARQWKKDMLREKGVTVIEYENDYSVAVAKGRKQAEGEPNTHFVDDENSIDLFLGYAVVARRIKKQLLEANIVVDDNHPLFVYLPCGVGGGPGGVAYGLKQVYGDLVHCFFAEPTHAPCMILGMVTNLHNQISVQDIGIDNKTAADGLAVGRASSFVGKTLKPLLSGSYTLSDERIYRYLANVYDLEGIQLEPSALAGLDGPRRILTTYEGQNYLKREGLDHIPAEHFTHLVWATGGKMVPKDIFKEYYKLGK, from the coding sequence GTGAATGTTAATATAAAAACACTAATTGAGGAATTCCCAATTCTAAAAAAGTTGATGAACTATGAAGAAATCTTATGGATTAATGATAAAAAACAACCCACTCATGTCATACTTGAGCAAACGGCAATAACCGAAGACATGGTGACAGATGCCGAACAACGGCTGGATCGCTTTGCTCCCTGCTTAGAAGAAATATTCCCTGAAACTAGATTGACCAACGGGATTATCGAATCTCCAATTAAGCCTACACCTAGGCTGGGTGAGTATTTGGATACTCATTGGAATACCAATATTAAGAATACCCTGTACTTGAAATGTGACAATGATTTGCCAATTTCTGGATCTATCAAAGCACGAGGCGGTATCTATGAAGTATTGAAGTATGCGGAAGATGTTGCGCTGAAAAATAACAAGCTAAAGCGGACTGACAACTATAAAATTTTGGCTACACCGGAGTTCCGCAAATTGTTCGGTAAATATTCTATAGCGGTAGGTTCTACTGGCAACTTGGGTCTTTCAATTGGAATTATTGGTGCAGCATTAGGTTTCCAGACAACGGTGCATATGTCACAGGATGCTCGCCAGTGGAAAAAGGACATGTTGCGAGAAAAAGGAGTTACGGTGATAGAATATGAAAATGACTATAGCGTTGCTGTTGCCAAAGGGAGAAAACAGGCTGAAGGCGAACCTAACACTCACTTCGTTGATGATGAAAATTCTATAGATTTGTTCCTTGGATATGCAGTAGTAGCACGGAGGATTAAAAAGCAACTACTAGAAGCCAATATTGTAGTCGATGACAATCATCCGCTTTTTGTTTATCTTCCTTGCGGGGTTGGCGGCGGTCCTGGTGGAGTAGCTTATGGTTTAAAACAGGTCTATGGTGATTTGGTTCACTGTTTCTTTGCCGAACCCACCCACGCGCCCTGTATGATTCTTGGTATGGTTACCAATTTGCATAACCAAATTTCTGTGCAGGATATCGGGATTGATAATAAAACGGCGGCAGATGGTCTTGCAGTAGGAAGGGCTTCGAGTTTTGTTGGAAAAACATTAAAACCTTTGCTCAGTGGTTCCTATACTCTAAGTGACGAACGGATATATCGCTATTTAGCGAATGTTTATGATCTTGAGGGGATTCAGTTAGAGCCTAGCGCTCTGGCAGGATTAGATGGACCACGGAGAATTCTTACTACGTATGAGGGGCAAAACTACCTTAAACGAGAAGGTTTAGATCATATCCCAGCAGAACATTTCACCCATCTAGTATGGGCCACTGGAGGTAAAATGGTGCCAAAAGACATTTTTAAGGAATATTATAAACTTGGTAAATAG
- a CDS encoding antibiotic ABC transporter ATP-binding protein, with protein MDEPTASLDPLIESEVYEDFTRIGKDKTVILISHRLSAAKLCDKIIVLNNGEIIEQGSHADLMGTKGKYYEVFTLQKHLYT; from the coding sequence ATGGACGAACCGACTGCCAGCTTAGATCCTCTTATTGAGAGTGAAGTATATGAGGATTTCACACGTATAGGAAAAGATAAAACGGTAATTCTTATTAGCCATAGATTAAGTGCTGCTAAGCTTTGTGATAAAATTATAGTGCTTAATAATGGTGAGATAATAGAACAAGGAAGTCATGCCGATCTAATGGGTACTAAAGGCAAATATTATGAAGTGTTTACGTTACAGAAACATCTATATACATAA
- a CDS encoding stalk domain-containing protein, with the protein MVDGQLMAQASPICWDNGSILVSLEELAAYLNAGFQWNEVEGTTWIQKNGRTIFFRPSTGEVRKNGEPISIPVPPRLINGTFYVPLRFVTENLGVTVAWDNSAYQVQIITGERRTPPERISDEAFNAVVAYTDKGNLWLLDGRKRDVLPKQLTDSGYVELIGWSADGEWLSYKYASSESAPAYLWVVRADGKAASQVDTEPIYGDPLWSPKDDRIAYTVMKDSTDGYIPAGVVRYADITAEGIKANTLLEEDSITIPSLAWHPGGESITISFPRTAEQPPTLVQVNLAGEQTVLYTLKDEAPMDLEGIYSWAFISLKWSPDGRHLAYHLGVNSSSITADSVETGVLNVKTGQSLNLSGGLKYLQWLAFSPDNTKLAYIAGGGRDVMLNKSLEIVDLISGKITDYSQKGYADTQPIWLSNKTNELLFCRGPEAETLYLSEILPGTLVPNQRIYKLNKDGNAVPVTAGPADTADYFPNPSSSGEEIIFLRLERYDQGSLYLQPINAPEEAVEILRGLRGGPGYYGNYYPEWISVHWFE; encoded by the coding sequence ATGGTGGACGGTCAGCTTATGGCACAAGCATCACCCATTTGCTGGGACAATGGATCGATTTTAGTATCATTAGAAGAGCTTGCTGCATATCTTAATGCCGGCTTTCAGTGGAATGAGGTTGAGGGGACAACCTGGATTCAAAAAAACGGACGCACAATTTTCTTCAGGCCTTCTACGGGAGAAGTGCGCAAAAATGGCGAGCCAATTTCCATCCCAGTACCTCCTCGATTGATCAATGGCACGTTCTATGTGCCGCTTCGCTTCGTAACGGAAAATTTAGGAGTCACTGTGGCCTGGGATAATAGTGCTTATCAGGTTCAGATTATTACAGGCGAGCGCCGCACCCCGCCGGAACGGATAAGTGATGAGGCGTTTAATGCTGTAGTAGCATATACTGATAAAGGCAATTTGTGGCTGCTTGACGGACGGAAACGGGATGTTCTACCAAAGCAGCTTACAGACTCAGGCTATGTGGAATTAATAGGCTGGTCAGCCGACGGTGAATGGCTTTCCTATAAATATGCAAGTAGCGAAAGCGCACCCGCTTATTTATGGGTGGTGCGGGCTGATGGAAAGGCTGCAAGTCAGGTGGATACGGAGCCTATTTACGGTGACCCGCTATGGTCTCCTAAGGATGACAGGATAGCCTATACTGTTATGAAAGACAGCACCGATGGCTACATTCCTGCGGGCGTTGTTAGATATGCTGATATTACAGCAGAAGGAATCAAAGCCAATACCTTGCTGGAAGAAGACTCCATTACGATTCCATCTTTGGCTTGGCATCCGGGCGGGGAAAGCATAACTATTTCTTTCCCGCGCACTGCGGAGCAACCGCCCACGCTGGTGCAAGTAAACCTTGCCGGCGAGCAGACTGTGCTTTATACTCTAAAGGATGAGGCGCCCATGGATCTTGAGGGCATTTATAGCTGGGCCTTTATTAGTCTAAAATGGTCACCGGACGGTCGTCACCTTGCCTATCATCTTGGAGTGAATTCCAGCTCCATCACAGCCGATAGCGTTGAAACGGGTGTGCTAAATGTTAAAACCGGCCAATCCCTTAACTTGAGCGGCGGTCTAAAGTATCTCCAATGGCTGGCATTTTCTCCGGATAACACAAAGCTGGCTTATATTGCCGGCGGAGGTCGGGACGTTATGCTCAACAAGAGCTTGGAAATAGTTGATCTTATCAGCGGCAAGATTACTGATTACAGTCAAAAGGGCTATGCGGATACCCAACCTATATGGCTTTCGAATAAAACTAATGAACTACTCTTTTGCCGCGGCCCCGAAGCAGAGACCTTATACCTATCGGAAATCTTGCCGGGGACTTTGGTTCCTAACCAGCGGATTTATAAGCTGAACAAGGATGGTAATGCCGTACCTGTTACAGCAGGGCCCGCCGATACAGCCGACTATTTTCCCAACCCGTCGTCCTCTGGGGAAGAAATTATCTTTCTGCGGTTGGAGCGCTATGACCAAGGGTCGCTTTACTTACAGCCGATAAATGCGCCGGAAGAGGCGGTAGAGATTTTGCGGGGCTTAAGAGGTGGGCCCGGTTACTACGGAAATTATTACCCGGAGTGGATTAGCGTCCATTGGTTTGAATAA